The following coding sequences lie in one Arachis ipaensis cultivar K30076 chromosome B05, Araip1.1, whole genome shotgun sequence genomic window:
- the LOC110271693 gene encoding uncharacterized protein LOC110271693, which produces MSTAKIWNNEVFGNIAKRKSRILARLNCISANLSFEPNPFLEDLQSCLWKELEDLLIQEEIYWKKCSRCKWLNYGDMNTSYFHGVATSRKRRNRNLYTKDSGYERLEAPGLFPTISEDDIAMLTKEVTVDEIRTSLFAWGPGKLQVLMVCLQCFTKVIDLLLKIL; this is translated from the exons ATGTCCACTGCAAAAATTTGGAATAATGAAGTATTTGGTAATATTGCAAAGAGAAAATCTCGCATTTTAGCCAGGCTTAATTGTATTTCTGCAAATCTTTCTTTTGAGCCGAATCCTTTTCTTGAGGATCTTCAATCGTGTTTATGGAAGGAATTAGAAGATTTGCtcattcaagaagaaatatactggaAAAAATGTTCACGATGTAAGTGGTTAAATTATGGAGACATGAACACCTCCTATTTTCATGGTGTAGCCACTTCAAGAAAGAGACGAAATAGA AACCTTTATACGAAAGATTCCGGGTATGAGAGATTGGAAGCTCCGGGTTTGTTTCCAACGATTTCTGAGGATGATATAGCAATGTTGACTAAGGAGGTGACAGTTGATGAGATTAGAACTTCCCTCTTTGCATGGGGGCCTGGAAAGCTCCAAGTCCTGATGGTTTGCCTCCAATGTTTTACCAAAGTAATTGATCTTCTATTAAAGATTCTCTAA